Below is a genomic region from Syngnathoides biaculeatus isolate LvHL_M chromosome 5, ASM1980259v1, whole genome shotgun sequence.
ctaacatacattatatcctaaccctaagctaaacttaaaataaaatttgataagaaagatatacacatatttttctgagacgtccatagcgaacataaacactcggcgacaagttgtcgaatggcacatgatGTAGCATgtatggggatgtttcagactggccggaagtttacaaaatatacgcgcatgcgcattaatcacaagcagagttttcagcaccaggagcactcagactgtcacaccagccccgcctgtgtggagtttgcatgttctccccgtgcctgcgtggcttttctccaggcactccggtttcctcccacatcccaaaaacatgcaacattaattggacactcgaaactATGTGGAGCACAATCATTTGTGCCCCACATTCCATCATGTTCACTTTTCTGTTCTCTTTCCAAAggggtaaaaacaaacaaacaaacaaacacacacaaacccaaagaaaaatgaaaacacacttgCCGATGCGGAGCAGCTTTTAATAAGAAATATCTGTGCCCCCTAACATGACTGACCATTCACCAATCAAATTCCCCAAAATGTATGTTCGGtccattgaagactctaaattgtttatcggtatgaatgtgagtgtcaatgcttgtttgtctctCGCATTAAATCTCGGAAAGTCTCCTCCTCGCCCGCCACGGTAAtgagaacagaaaaatgaaggaTGGACTTTCTCCCGTCTGAACCAATTAATTTGAGCAGCGGTTGTCGCTGGAGTTCTCGTAGAagtgaattattttgaaatatgaatgtgaatagttgagTGCGTCATGTCTTGGCTGACAATGAACTATTCATGTTAAGGGGCTAATTAATAAAGTTCTGGCAGGAACATGGTGCCACTTAAGGAGCCTTTCAtctcatagatagatagatagatagatagatagatagatagatagatagatagatagatagatagatagatagataatagatagatagatagatagatagatagatagatagatagatagatagatagatatagatagatagatagatagatagatagatagatagatagatagatagatagatagatagatagatagatagatagatagatagatagatagatagaaagaaaGAAGACCCCTGTGGTGTTAAGTCCGCACGTGTTTGCAGGTGGTGGGCGAGTGGCGCTTCAGCCTGATCCACTGCGACATCCTGCTGACTCTGGACGTGATGATGTGCACGGCCAGCATCCTCAACCTGTGCGCGATCAGCATCGACAGGTACGCCTGTTCAAGCTCCCTTTTTACTCGCTTTGACAATATTTACTCTTGTTGATTACAAGTTACTCTTGTCGGAGAGGAATTAGTTAGTCGACATTTgagggaggggaaggggggagACGCATGGACATTGGACATGTTGATTTGTTTGCACTTTTAAACTTTGTGTCGTGAAAATTTATACAAACCCTGTTTGGAGCGCCACCATTGCcccataaaaatacattattacatAACTTGGATTCTTTTCCAGTTTCAAAATACCTCCTTGACCCATTAAAAAGCAACAGATGGATGTTTCTATGGGAACCTGCGCAAATGTTCTCTGGATTGTTTCGAGCTCCCTCCTTGACAGTTTCCGCCGTATGTACGTGTGTTGCAGGTACACGGCAGTGGCCATGCCGTTACTGTACAACACTCGCTACAGCTCCAGGAGGAGGGTGGCGCTGATGATCGCCGCCGTCTGGTTCCTGTCCTTCGCCATTTCCTGCCCGCTGCTCTTTGGACTCAACAACACCGGTAATACAGAAAATGGGAACTTTCTTTATTGATCTTGAACGTCGCTCCGAGCCAGCTTGTGGAATTTTGCACTGACCGCAGACcactgagctaaaaaaaaaaaaaaattcacaagttTGAGCATCACTAGTGTAAAAAGTGAATTTGATAGAAGTGTGTTTTCCTGTGCCCTAGCGGACCGCGAAGGCACCACGTGCAGCTTCGCCGACCCGGCCTTCGTCGTGTACTCGTCGGTGGCGTCCTTCTACGTGCCCTTCATCGTCACCTTGCTTGTGTATGTTCAAATCTGCGTGGTTCTGCGCAGACGCGGCCGACGGTGCGCCCCTCGCAGGCACAGCGGACCCGAGGCCTCGGGGCCGCAGCGGCCCAGGAAGGTAGCCGGGCCCAAGGGAAGGGGAGCCTGTCTGTATGCTTGCCTTGAAGAGTGCAAACAAACTGGAATGGAAAAAATGGTGTTCTAACTACAACATGGCAACAAAACTAGCAAGTTTTTATCAAAGATGGAAAATAAAGTTCACCCGTACCAACACGAAGAGTTAGTGGCACTCAGGCTAAAGTattactatattattattattattattaaatattaatgaTTGGAGATATCATGCCAGTTCCAGATAtgtttagggttaggttaaATGCTAAATATGAATAGAGGGCTTTCCTTACAGTTAGTGTTAGCTCATTTTGGACTGAAGAATGAACTGAGTGTAACAAATGACTGCCCCCTATTTGTCAAAATGgaaactaaatattcatttttaacaataaattatgtgaaaagtttgcattttctctattaatttatgcatttgactttaaaatgacaacattggCGTTAGGCCACTGTATTTTCCACTAGATCAACTACTTTCAAGACAGTTTGGAGGCCGCAGGttagttgaataaaaaaaaaaaatagacatggcGGAAATTCAGATATTGTTAATATGATCATCGACTTATCTGTTTCTTGGAGTATTAGCAGACATTTTCTTCTGCTACTGAAAtagacaaaacattttatactgtacatccaaCTAACTAAATGccttccaaaataaaacaacaatggagATTTGGTTCTCAACCTGTTCATTTGTATGTCGTAGAATAAATGCACCCAGCCAGAGGACGTGAAACTGAGCGCGTTGATGCTAAGACCATCCACTGCGGCCCCCCACCGCAAGCGAGTGGTGAGTTACGTAAAAGTTCACATTTTGGATGATTTGTCAGCGAGAATTACAGGAAAACTGCACAAAACTTTGTAAAGGCGAGGCACAGACACACCAAGGAAGGAGCTGTGAAAGTTGGATGTGGAAAGATTACTTTATGTTTTTGATGTTAATGGTTCATATTGTGGTTGTGTGGCAGTGTAATGTGCCTATTGCAGAGTTCAACTGTCTTAAATTACTCAACTGTACGTCTCCTCTCAAGTAACCGTCATTGGATGGTCTAAAATAGCCTACCATGGCGAAGTAGAACGAATTGTAATCCATAAAAGGTGGCTTGGATAGAGGGAAGATGGGAAACAGCCACTGATGCGCTTTCAATCACTTTATTGAATAAATGGTAACAAAGGGTTAACAAGCACATTCTTGACGACCAACCGACAGCCCCAACTGTCACACTTCACACAAAGCGGCTAAAGCTCAAGCCAGTAAATAGTCAAGGCCAGGTCTGCTATTTTGTACCCATTGAACATTGGAGTTACTATAGTGTAGCGTGTGTGGTTGGCAACCACAAGTGGGCAAAAATAAGACCTGCACCTCaattacatatacagtaaagcctcggttcttgaacatccccgttttcgaacaaatggGTTTTCgaaagaaaatttcaagattttttttcttctgttttcaaacgaaaatcggtactctaACGCCCCCGACaagacccggaaataacatattgcacgcggcgcaaccagttgacccactcacgacgcgttttgttgttgtctattTAAATGGTCCCCGAAAATACCAGGAAATAACATCGCGCGCggtgcaaccagttgacccacccatgttttgttattgtcaattccaacgccccccccccaaaaaaaaaacaaaaacaaatgacataaCGCACGCGGCACTGCCACCACACTTTTGtttgtataacgcagcctctgtacacagaggtgtcctggtagtgactgttgtgtTTCTTATCGAGGGCTATTAACctccaatcatggctccaaagaagtcaAGTGGAGTTAGTAaggctgctggtgctgaaaaaaaggaaagttctGAGTAGAACTGTCGACTTTAAGAAATAATTGATAGCCTAATACGAATCTGAGGAAAGATGAGATGTCGTCCAATGAGGCTGAAGGCAAAAAGGATGACATCAAAGCCATCTGTGCCAAATGgaacgaaatccataatttcggggaacttcatcaccccaataatgctgaatgtagcagagcactgcaaaattttaacgatgttgtgatgagccacttcagaaaagtgcttcaaagacagcagaaacaaatgacattagatttgttctttgtgaaaaaaggggcgagtcaccccaccccctgaagacatttgatatagttgttgaagcatttctgttaactcgagttatgaatgtttttgcgtgtttttttttttgttaaaaaattgctttttcccccctcattattgcttgtttaaagttattctgcacttttgttaataaaaaaaaaaaggcgacagatacagcaatgcactcccagcctaccgtactctactactaaagcatacattttaagcaaagaatacatatattatataaatatatttattatataaactatttaaactatacatgtatttctactatgcagtttattatcaggaaaagctaaaaaaaaaaaaacagcattttttaggcttggaacgcattaattctttttccattcattgtaatgggaaacatcgatttggttttcgaacaaatcaattctcaaaccgttttctggaacggattgtgttcgagaaccgaggcatcactgtactgattgttggtaatacaataGGAGCATGACACTTGCAAATATTTCTGAACAATACAATAAGTACGCTACTTTGTTTACTTTCGGCTATTGGGAGGGTGGTAAAtaagttctgtttttttggggttcagGTTAGATAAGGGTTTGAGTtaggttctgttttttttttttctgttttgcatGTAAGTCAAAATCAGTATATTGTGATTGCAGACGTTGGTGAAGGAGGCACTTGTGCACCCCCTGGAAGTGGAGCCAGGTCGCTTCCTGCCGCAGACCGAACAGCGCTTAGCCGCCCCACTCGGTGCCCAAACGCCTTCGGCGCACCCGTGCCGGGCGACCATCTCACTGTCGATCTCGGTGGGGCCCGCCCCGGCCCACCCGTGCACGGTAACACGCTCGGCCCTGACGCCCCGCCCCCCCACGCTGGAGGACGGAATGCGGGGCCGTGAGAGCTGGCGGGAGCAAGGCGGCGGGTGGACGGGGGTGACCAAGGAGAGGGCCAGGGGGAGGATGTCACAGCAGAAGGAGAGGAAGGCCACGCAGATGCTCGCCATTGTGCTCggtgaacacacacactgtttttgctgtatttcattttaaatgaaccAGAGCATTTTACGAGGGACTTTTGCAATTTTCTcatttctattttagtttcatgaAAACGACAATACGAAtacttttgtattattttattttagatgaAACGAGTGATGACTGAATTATTAGTACTGTGTTATTAATTCCCGCTCAAGGCCACAGCTGAGTGATGTCACTCATTTTGGCAGTGGTTACTTGAGCACCTGCCTCCAACACTGTCTATGCATGAGCCTGAACGTGCATGTTGagatgatgatgtttttttctcccctcccatccccctccccccatgaGGCGTGTTCATCATCTGCTGGCTGCCCTTCTTCCTGACGCACGTTTTGAAGGCTCACTGCGCCAGCTGCTGCATCTCGCCGTCGCTGTACAGCGCCGTCACGTGGCTGGGCTACGTTAACAGCGCCGTCAACCCCGTCATCTACACCACCTTCAACGTGGAGTTCCGCAAGGCCTTCATCAAAATCCTACTCTGTTGACCGCGCTCGGTCTCTGACGCCGACCTCGGACTCCGTCTCGTGAAAATAAAGTGATCGTCAAAGAACAATACGAACACACACGGGTGATTGATTCAAGAACTTTTTGACAAGGACGCAAGATGAGGATTGAGTCATTCTCACCAGCTGTTTCATTTGGTAAACGTATCCCAGCCTTTCTCGGTTTGTGGTAAAGTACTTTGCGATGAATGTACAAAACCATCACATCGCGAACGCCATCGGCAACCAAATACATGGCACTTACGGACACACCGGTGGACTCCCCAACGAAAGCATTCACTTGTATTTAACATTTAAGGAAAACTACATTCAcgtttcctgttttttcttttattttttgttattgttgttgttgttgtaaacgTGTCATGATCAgtgtgctggaacagttttgatGTACAacgggggggggttgaaatacTCCCTCATCTTATTAAAAAGACATACATATTATTCTGATGTTTAATGAAAATGCAGGCAGACAGAAATGGGCTTTGGGGAAGGAAAAGGGACAGAAGgggagggcggggggtgggggggacacccAGTGAGGACATGCAATTACTAACCAAGCAAGCAAGACGAGAGGTCAGAAAATGTAAAAGGTGtgctattgtgtgtgtgtggtggaatTCCTGTTAGAACCTGTGAGTTGATATGTAAGTGTAACTTGTGTTGCCGTTATTGATCCCAGCACAACTCATTAAACAATATAGTGTGTCTATCGACCTTATTAGTGAATGAACACCATATCATATGCATGGTAGTCAATGTACGGAATTGctgagccagcacatcaaggaaGGGTGAGGCCCCCCTACAAGCAAGGGAGTAGCGGGGAGTCAACAGCGGACTCAACCAGGGGGATGCCACTGACCCCCCAGGACCCATGGAGGTCCCAAGTATGTTCAAAGTGGCCCCACCCATGCCCAATGCCCACCCCTCACCCAACGAGTTTTCCCCCCTGCCCCTACTGACAAGGGCCAACACAGGAGCCAGCAGGCACCCAAAAAAAGTGGTCATAGCATGCCAAAGCAAGCCAATTTCAAGTGCCCAATGGGGCAAGAGGACCATTAAAGGAGGAaccccgaagctcggctcgctcggcagactccgcgtcattcccgtccgaagacccatccacggctgccggcccggagctccgagggcctttgtttacgcacttacgagtagtcagactccagcatctttccacccgaagaacca
It encodes:
- the drd2l gene encoding dopamine receptor D2 like isoform X2 yields the protein MTFHNNSADVLPPPPPPLPPPPPPPPSSLPLPNLHLNFSSTLASAAPSYIFLTLPDNCSGAASASPSPPYNFYAVLLVLLIFCVVFGNVLVCVAVSRERALQTTTNYLIVSLAVSDLLLATLVMPWGVYLEVVGEWRFSLIHCDILLTLDVMMCTASILNLCAISIDRYTAVAMPLLYNTRYSSRRRVALMIAAVWFLSFAISCPLLFGLNNTADREGTTCSFADPAFVVYSRGRRCAPRRHSGPEASGPQRPRKNKCTQPEDVKLSALMLRPSTAAPHRKRVTLVKEALVHPLEVEPGRFLPQTEQRLAAPLGAQTPSAHPCRATISLSISVGPAPAHPCTVTRSALTPRPPTLEDGMRGRESWREQGGGWTGVTKERARGRMSQQKERKATQMLAIVLGVFIICWLPFFLTHVLKAHCASCCISPSLYSAVTWLGYVNSAVNPVIYTTFNVEFRKAFIKILLC
- the drd2l gene encoding dopamine receptor D2 like isoform X4: MTFHNNSADVLPPPPPPLPPPPPPPPSSLPLPNLHLNFSSTLASAAPSYIFLTLPDNCSGAASASPSPPYNFYAVLLVLLIFCVVFGNVLVCVAVSRERALQTTTNYLIVSLAVSDLLLATLVMPWGVYLEVVGEWRFSLIHCDILLTLDVMMCTASILNLCAISIDRYTAVAMPLLYNTRYSSRRRVALMIAAVWFLSFAISCPLLFGLNNTADREGTTCSFADPAFVVYSSVASFYVPFIVTLLVYVQICVVLRRRGRRCAPRRHSGPEASGPQRPRKNKCTQPEDVKLSALMLRPSTAAPHRKRVTLVKEALVHPLEVEPGRFLPQTEQRLAAPLGAQTPSAHPCRATISLSISVGPAPAHPCTVTRSALTPRPPTLEDGMRGRESWREQGGGWTGVTKERARGRMSQQKERKATQMLAIVLGSLRQLLHLAVAVQRRHVAGLR
- the drd2l gene encoding dopamine receptor D2 like isoform X3, whose product is MHHHDFSQQLCRCSPPSSSSSPATATTTSLLLTTAKPPSQLLLDPGLRRPLVHLFDLARQLQRRGVRVSLAPVQLLRRAPSAAHLLRGVRQRSGVRGCVAGKGPADHHQLPHRFPGCVRPAARHPGYALGGLPGGGGRVALQPDPLRHPADSGRDDVHGQHPQPVRDQHRQVHGSGHAVTVQHSLQLQEEGGADDRRRLVPVLRHFLPAALWTQQHRGPRRHHVQLRRPGLRRVLVGGVLLRALHRHLACNKCTQPEDVKLSALMLRPSTAAPHRKRVTLVKEALVHPLEVEPGRFLPQTEQRLAAPLGAQTPSAHPCRATISLSISVGPAPAHPCTVTRSALTPRPPTLEDGMRGRESWREQGGGWTGVTKERARGRMSQQKERKATQMLAIVLGVFIICWLPFFLTHVLKAHCASCCISPSLYSAVTWLGYVNSAVNPVIYTTFNVEFRKAFIKILLC
- the drd2l gene encoding dopamine receptor D2 like isoform X1; translation: MTFHNNSADVLPPPPPPLPPPPPPPPSSLPLPNLHLNFSSTLASAAPSYIFLTLPDNCSGAASASPSPPYNFYAVLLVLLIFCVVFGNVLVCVAVSRERALQTTTNYLIVSLAVSDLLLATLVMPWGVYLEVVGEWRFSLIHCDILLTLDVMMCTASILNLCAISIDRYTAVAMPLLYNTRYSSRRRVALMIAAVWFLSFAISCPLLFGLNNTADREGTTCSFADPAFVVYSSVASFYVPFIVTLLVYVQICVVLRRRGRRCAPRRHSGPEASGPQRPRKNKCTQPEDVKLSALMLRPSTAAPHRKRVTLVKEALVHPLEVEPGRFLPQTEQRLAAPLGAQTPSAHPCRATISLSISVGPAPAHPCTVTRSALTPRPPTLEDGMRGRESWREQGGGWTGVTKERARGRMSQQKERKATQMLAIVLGVFIICWLPFFLTHVLKAHCASCCISPSLYSAVTWLGYVNSAVNPVIYTTFNVEFRKAFIKILLC